One Pseudonocardia abyssalis DNA segment encodes these proteins:
- the gap gene encoding type I glyceraldehyde-3-phosphate dehydrogenase, with translation MTVRVGVNGFGRIGRNFWRAVDAQRKAGTSDIEIVAVNDITDNATLAHLLKYDSILGRLPYTVSSTDDEILVDGKGFKGLAVRDPAELPWKDLGVDVVVESTGIFTSRDGASKHLDAGAKKVVISAPASGEDITIVKGVNDGDYDGSQNIISNASCTTNCLAPMAKVLDDLVGIEKGLMTTIHAYTQDQNLQDGPHKDLRRARAAALNIVPTSTGAAKAISLVMPHLKGKLDGYALRVPIPTGSATDLTATVGRETTAEEVNAAMKAAAEGPLKGVLLYTEDPIVSSDIVTDPHSCIFDAGLTKVIGNQVKIVGWYDNEWGYSNRLVDITGLVASKL, from the coding sequence GTGACGGTGCGCGTAGGCGTGAACGGGTTCGGTCGGATCGGGCGCAACTTCTGGCGCGCGGTGGACGCGCAGCGCAAGGCCGGAACCAGCGACATCGAGATCGTGGCGGTGAACGACATCACCGACAACGCCACGTTGGCGCACCTGCTCAAGTACGACTCGATCCTGGGCCGCCTGCCCTACACGGTGTCCTCCACCGACGACGAGATCCTCGTCGACGGCAAGGGCTTCAAGGGTCTCGCCGTGCGCGACCCGGCCGAGCTGCCCTGGAAGGACCTCGGCGTCGACGTCGTGGTCGAGTCCACCGGCATCTTCACCAGCCGCGACGGCGCGTCGAAGCACCTCGACGCCGGTGCCAAGAAGGTCGTCATCTCCGCCCCGGCCTCCGGGGAGGACATCACGATCGTCAAGGGCGTCAACGACGGCGACTACGACGGCAGCCAGAACATCATCTCGAACGCGAGCTGCACGACGAACTGCCTCGCCCCGATGGCCAAGGTGCTCGACGACCTGGTCGGGATCGAGAAGGGTCTGATGACCACGATCCACGCCTACACCCAGGACCAGAACCTGCAGGACGGCCCGCACAAGGACCTCCGCCGCGCCCGCGCCGCCGCGCTCAACATCGTGCCGACGTCCACCGGCGCCGCGAAGGCGATCTCGCTGGTCATGCCGCACCTCAAGGGCAAGCTCGACGGTTACGCGCTGCGCGTCCCGATCCCCACGGGCTCGGCCACCGACCTGACGGCGACCGTCGGCCGGGAGACCACCGCCGAGGAGGTCAACGCCGCGATGAAGGCCGCGGCCGAGGGTCCGCTCAAGGGTGTCCTGCTCTACACCGAGGACCCGATCGTGTCCTCCGACATCGTCACCGACCCGCACTCCTGCATCTTCGACGCGGGCCTGACCAAGGTCATCGGCAACCAGGTCAAGATCGTCGGCTGGTACGACAACGAGTGGGGCTACTCCAACCGCCTCGTCGACATCACCGGGCTGGTGGCCTCGAAGCTGTGA
- a CDS encoding phosphoglycerate kinase, which translates to MKTLDDLIDEGVEGRPVLVRSDLNVPLDDAGEITDDGRIRASVHTISELSGAGAQVIIVAHLGRPKGGPDPALSLAPAASRLGELLGAPVRLISQKHWDAGRGDLGMAAGDVVMLENIRFDPRETSKNDDDRAALADELVALTGDDGAFVSDGFGVVHRKQASVYDVAQDLPAYAGGLVLSEVGVLRALTEAPKRPYVVVLGGSKVSDKLAVIEALLPKVDALLVGGGMCFTFLAAQGYGVGDSLLEREQIGSCRTLLESGKIVLPTDVVVADDFSAEANTRTVAADAIPDGWKGLDIGPESVAAFAEVLSGAATVFWNGPMGVFELAPFAEGTRGVAQAIVDSSAFSVVGGGDSAAAVRALGLPEDGFSHISTGGGASLEYLEGKTLPGIAVLEQ; encoded by the coding sequence GTGAAGACTCTCGACGACCTCATCGACGAGGGCGTCGAGGGCCGTCCGGTCCTCGTGCGCTCCGACCTCAACGTCCCGCTCGACGACGCCGGTGAGATCACCGACGACGGCCGGATCCGGGCCTCGGTCCACACGATCTCCGAGCTCTCCGGGGCGGGTGCGCAGGTGATCATCGTCGCGCACCTCGGCCGTCCGAAGGGCGGGCCGGACCCGGCGCTGTCCCTGGCGCCGGCCGCCTCCCGGCTCGGCGAGCTGCTCGGCGCCCCGGTGCGGCTGATCAGCCAGAAGCACTGGGACGCCGGCCGCGGCGACCTCGGCATGGCGGCGGGCGACGTCGTGATGCTGGAGAACATCCGGTTCGACCCGCGCGAGACGTCGAAGAACGACGACGACCGGGCGGCGCTGGCCGACGAGCTGGTCGCCCTCACCGGCGACGACGGCGCGTTCGTCTCCGACGGCTTCGGCGTCGTGCACCGCAAGCAGGCGTCGGTCTACGACGTGGCGCAGGACCTCCCCGCCTACGCGGGCGGGCTCGTGCTGTCCGAGGTCGGGGTGCTCCGCGCGCTCACCGAGGCGCCGAAGCGTCCCTACGTCGTGGTGCTCGGCGGGTCGAAGGTCTCCGACAAGCTGGCCGTGATCGAGGCGCTGCTGCCGAAGGTCGACGCGCTGCTCGTCGGCGGCGGGATGTGCTTCACGTTCCTCGCCGCGCAGGGCTACGGCGTGGGGGACTCGCTGCTCGAGCGCGAGCAGATCGGCTCCTGCCGCACGCTGCTGGAGTCCGGGAAGATCGTGCTGCCCACCGACGTCGTGGTGGCCGACGACTTCTCGGCCGAGGCGAACACGCGGACCGTCGCGGCCGACGCGATCCCCGACGGCTGGAAGGGCCTCGACATCGGCCCCGAGTCCGTCGCGGCGTTCGCGGAGGTGCTCTCCGGGGCGGCCACGGTGTTCTGGAACGGGCCGATGGGCGTGTTCGAGCTGGCGCCGTTTGCCGAGGGCACCCGCGGGGTGGCGCAGGCGATCGTGGACTCGAGCGCCTTCTCCGTCGTCGGCGGTGGCGACTCGGCCGCGGCGGTACGCGCGCTGGGCCTGCCCGAGGACGGCTTCTCGCACATCTCGACCGGCGGCGGCGCGTCGCTGGAGTACCTGGAGGGCAAGACCCTCCCCGGCATCGCGGTACTGGAGCAGTAG
- a CDS encoding rhodanese-like domain-containing protein gives MIDASALDAAAFFAARLEFLTDVSDVHRDLPDGGFVLVDTRSGTAWDQGRVPGAVHLPTAELPGPLDPGTPVVVYCWGPGCNGATRAGLALARRGFAVREMQGGIEYWIREGFPVETAAGRVERAPDPLTAPCGC, from the coding sequence ATGATCGACGCCTCGGCACTCGATGCCGCAGCCTTCTTCGCCGCCCGCCTGGAGTTCCTCACCGACGTCTCCGACGTGCACCGGGACCTGCCCGACGGCGGGTTCGTCCTCGTCGACACCCGCAGCGGCACCGCGTGGGACCAGGGCCGCGTGCCGGGGGCGGTCCACCTGCCGACGGCCGAGCTGCCCGGGCCGCTCGACCCGGGCACGCCCGTCGTCGTCTACTGCTGGGGACCGGGGTGCAACGGCGCCACCCGCGCCGGCCTCGCGCTCGCGCGGCGCGGGTTCGCGGTGCGCGAGATGCAGGGCGGGATCGAGTACTGGATCCGTGAGGGGTTCCCGGTGGAGACGGCGGCCGGGCGCGTGGAGCGCGCGCCCGACCCGCTCACGGCACCCTGCGGATGTTGA
- a CDS encoding RNA polymerase-binding protein RbpA: MSGGNAIRGTRVGAGPMGESERGETAPREHIPYYCANGHVTTPSFASEAEIPDSWDCPRCGLPAGRDGQNPPAAPRTEPYKTHLAYVKERRSDADGAAILDEALGRLRASREL; the protein is encoded by the coding sequence ATGTCCGGTGGCAACGCGATTCGCGGCACCCGGGTGGGTGCCGGTCCGATGGGGGAGTCCGAGCGCGGCGAGACCGCCCCGCGCGAGCACATCCCCTACTACTGCGCCAACGGCCACGTGACGACGCCGTCGTTCGCGTCCGAGGCGGAGATCCCCGACTCGTGGGACTGCCCGCGCTGCGGCCTGCCCGCCGGTCGCGACGGGCAGAACCCGCCCGCCGCCCCGCGCACCGAGCCGTACAAGACGCACCTCGCGTACGTGAAGGAGCGCCGCTCCGACGCCGACGGCGCGGCCATCCTCGACGAGGCACTCGGCCGCCTGCGCGCCTCCCGCGAGCTGTAG
- a CDS encoding glutathione peroxidase → MAEPALPTPLDTPLSALDGSPLPSLEGRVVLVVNVASKCGLTPQYTGLEQLQERFGDRGLTVLGVPCNQFGGQEPGTPEEIATFCSATYGVSFPLTEKVDVNGPDRHPLFAELTTLPDDTGAAGDVLWNFEKFLIGTDGTVLRRFRPRTEPGSDEVVAAVEAALPQ, encoded by the coding sequence ATGGCCGAACCCGCCCTTCCCACGCCGCTCGACACGCCCCTGTCCGCCCTCGACGGATCCCCGCTGCCCTCGCTGGAGGGGCGCGTCGTGCTCGTCGTGAACGTCGCCTCGAAGTGCGGGCTCACCCCGCAGTACACCGGGCTCGAGCAGCTCCAGGAGCGCTTCGGCGACCGCGGGCTGACCGTGCTCGGCGTGCCGTGCAACCAGTTCGGCGGGCAGGAGCCCGGCACCCCCGAGGAGATCGCGACGTTCTGCTCGGCCACCTACGGCGTGAGCTTCCCGCTGACGGAGAAGGTCGACGTCAACGGGCCCGACCGCCACCCGCTCTTCGCCGAGCTGACGACGCTGCCCGACGACACCGGCGCGGCGGGCGACGTGCTGTGGAACTTCGAGAAGTTCCTCATCGGCACCGACGGCACCGTGCTGCGCCGGTTCCGCCCGCGCACCGAGCCCGGGTCCGACGAGGTCGTGGCGGCGGTCGAGGCGGCCCTGCCGCAATGA
- a CDS encoding Lrp/AsnC family transcriptional regulator: MDSLDDTDWRLLEALQADGRASYADLGRTVGLSPSAVTERVRRLEESGVITGYTAEVDPEKLGLAITALVRLRYPHGNYKPFRDLLATTPEIGEAHHVTGEDCFVLTVRARSMRHLEEVTGRISGLGAVTTSVVYSSPLPRRSVVASAVGASGAAASTSRRRT, encoded by the coding sequence ATGGATTCCCTGGACGATACGGACTGGCGCCTGCTGGAAGCCCTGCAGGCCGACGGCCGCGCGAGCTACGCCGACCTCGGCCGCACCGTCGGTCTCTCACCCAGTGCGGTCACCGAGCGGGTGCGCAGGCTCGAGGAGTCCGGGGTGATCACCGGCTACACCGCCGAGGTCGACCCGGAGAAGCTCGGGCTCGCGATCACCGCCCTGGTCCGCCTGCGCTACCCGCACGGCAACTACAAGCCCTTCCGCGACCTGCTCGCGACCACCCCGGAGATCGGCGAGGCCCACCACGTCACCGGGGAGGACTGCTTCGTGCTGACGGTCCGGGCCCGGTCGATGCGGCACCTCGAGGAGGTCACCGGGCGGATCTCGGGCCTCGGTGCCGTCACCACCAGCGTCGTCTACTCCAGCCCGCTGCCGCGGCGCTCCGTCGTCGCGAGCGCGGTCGGGGCGTCCGGCGCCGCGGCGAGCACGTCCCGCCGCCGGACCTGA
- a CDS encoding class I SAM-dependent methyltransferase yields MGLRAALRARIVSAVDEVVARHRAEQNAELRAQIDASVRAEVDRIVTEIRDVENRDRRDTIAAAEREAVRSTARFVQQTMQQARSFPHPVATLEHALTLAPSGGLALEFGVFTGSTLTIIAAARDGGVYGFDSFDGLPENWRSGFDAGAFAVDGPPEVPGAEMVVGLFADTLPGFLAGHPGPVDLLHLDADLHSSTACVLDAVGPRLRPGSVVVFDEFFNYPGWEQHEARAWREYTAAHDVAFRYEAFTHDNEQVVVRVL; encoded by the coding sequence ATGGGCCTGCGCGCAGCGTTGCGCGCGAGGATCGTCAGCGCGGTCGACGAGGTCGTCGCCCGGCACCGGGCCGAGCAGAACGCCGAGCTGCGGGCCCAGATCGACGCGTCCGTCCGGGCCGAGGTCGACCGGATCGTCACCGAGATCCGCGACGTCGAGAACCGCGACCGGCGCGACACGATCGCCGCGGCCGAGCGCGAGGCCGTGAGGTCCACGGCCCGGTTCGTGCAGCAGACGATGCAGCAGGCGCGGTCCTTCCCGCACCCGGTGGCCACCCTGGAGCACGCGCTGACGCTCGCGCCGTCCGGCGGGCTCGCGCTGGAGTTCGGCGTGTTCACCGGCAGCACGCTGACGATCATCGCCGCGGCCCGCGACGGCGGCGTGTACGGCTTCGACTCCTTCGACGGCCTGCCGGAGAACTGGCGCTCGGGCTTCGACGCCGGCGCGTTCGCCGTCGACGGGCCGCCCGAGGTCCCCGGGGCCGAGATGGTGGTCGGCCTGTTCGCCGACACGCTCCCGGGTTTCCTCGCCGGGCACCCGGGCCCGGTCGACCTGCTGCACCTCGACGCCGACCTGCACAGCTCCACGGCCTGCGTGCTCGACGCCGTCGGCCCGCGGCTGCGGCCCGGCAGCGTCGTGGTCTTCGACGAGTTCTTCAACTACCCCGGCTGGGAGCAGCACGAGGCCCGGGCGTGGCGCGAGTACACCGCGGCCCACGACGTCGCGTTCCGGTACGAGGCGTTCACGCACGACAACGAGCAGGTCGTCGTCCGCGTCCTCTGA
- the tpiA gene encoding triose-phosphate isomerase, with amino-acid sequence MARKPLIAGNWKMNLNHLEALALVQKLAFALPEKYYAKVEVAVLPPFTDIRSVQTLIDGDKLLMVHGAQDLSPHDSGAYTGDVSGVMLAKLGCRYVTVGHSERREIHGEDDAAVNAKVRAAIKHGIVPILCVGEGLEVRESGEHVAHTTRQLTAALVGVDAGQAATLVIAYEPVWAIGTGRVASAADAQEVCAALREAVATKYGAETAGQVRVLYGGSVKAKNVGEIVAEADVDGALVGGASLDADEFAQLCAIAAGGPLP; translated from the coding sequence ATGGCACGCAAGCCGCTGATCGCCGGCAACTGGAAGATGAACCTCAACCACCTCGAGGCCCTCGCGCTGGTGCAGAAGTTGGCGTTCGCGCTGCCGGAGAAGTACTACGCGAAGGTCGAGGTGGCGGTGCTGCCGCCGTTCACCGACATCCGCTCGGTCCAGACGCTGATCGACGGCGACAAGCTGCTGATGGTGCACGGCGCGCAGGACCTCTCGCCGCACGACTCCGGTGCGTACACCGGCGACGTCTCCGGCGTCATGCTCGCGAAGCTGGGCTGCCGCTACGTCACCGTCGGGCACTCCGAGCGCCGCGAGATCCACGGTGAGGACGACGCGGCCGTCAACGCGAAGGTGCGGGCCGCGATCAAGCACGGCATCGTGCCGATCCTCTGCGTCGGCGAGGGCCTCGAGGTCCGGGAGTCGGGGGAGCACGTCGCGCACACCACGCGCCAGCTCACCGCCGCGCTGGTGGGCGTCGACGCCGGGCAGGCCGCCACGCTGGTGATCGCCTACGAACCGGTGTGGGCCATCGGCACCGGTCGAGTCGCGAGTGCGGCCGACGCGCAGGAGGTCTGCGCGGCCCTGCGCGAGGCGGTCGCGACGAAGTACGGGGCGGAGACCGCCGGGCAGGTCCGGGTGCTCTACGGCGGCTCGGTGAAGGCGAAGAACGTCGGCGAGATCGTGGCGGAGGCCGACGTCGACGGAGCGCTGGTCGGCGGAGCGAGCCTCGATGCCGACGAGTTCGCCCAGCTGTGCGCGATCGCGGCGGGCGGCCCGCTCCCGTAG
- the secG gene encoding preprotein translocase subunit SecG produces MRIALQIVLIVTSVLLVTFILFQRGKGGGLSSLFGGGVQSSLSGSTMADKNIQRITLFTGLVWVIAIVGTGLLVKVGV; encoded by the coding sequence ATGAGGATCGCTCTCCAGATCGTGCTGATCGTCACCAGCGTTCTGCTGGTCACGTTCATCCTGTTCCAGCGGGGCAAGGGCGGTGGCCTGTCCAGCCTCTTCGGTGGCGGCGTGCAGTCGAGCCTGTCCGGTTCGACGATGGCGGACAAGAACATCCAGCGGATCACGTTGTTCACAGGGCTGGTCTGGGTGATCGCCATCGTCGGCACCGGCCTGCTGGTGAAGGTAGGGGTCTAG
- a CDS encoding TrpB-like pyridoxal phosphate-dependent enzyme: MTRWTLPPDEIPGAWFNVVPHLATPPQPPLHPGTREPVGPDDLAPLFPMALIGQEVSAEPWIDIPGEVLDILKLWRPTPLVRATRLEKELGTPARIYFKDESISPSGSHKTNTAVPQAFYNKAEGITRLTTETGAGQWGTALAFATAQFDLDLKVYMVRASFDQKPYRRIAIETWGGEVVPSPVDDPSHPGSLGSAISDAVRDCAGRADTHYSLGSVLNHVLLHQTVIGLEAKEQLGLAGEGLPDVVIAPCGGGSNLGGIAFPFVPDAGVRLLAVEPLSCPTLTQGEFGYDFGDVEGLTPLLPMYSLGATFIPPSIHAGGLRYHGDSPLISQLVRDGRMEAVAYPQGKVFEAAIQFARTEGKIPAPECAHGIRAAIDEALAAKETGEEKVILFNYCGHGFLDLAAYDEYNHGRLPDEQGS; the protein is encoded by the coding sequence ATGACGCGGTGGACGCTGCCCCCTGACGAGATCCCCGGCGCCTGGTTCAACGTGGTGCCGCACCTGGCGACACCCCCGCAGCCGCCGTTGCACCCCGGCACCCGCGAGCCCGTCGGCCCCGACGACCTGGCTCCGCTGTTCCCGATGGCGCTGATCGGCCAGGAGGTGAGTGCGGAGCCGTGGATCGACATCCCGGGCGAGGTGCTCGACATCCTCAAGCTGTGGCGGCCCACCCCGCTGGTCCGCGCGACCCGGCTGGAGAAGGAGCTGGGCACCCCGGCCCGGATCTACTTCAAGGACGAGTCGATCTCGCCGTCGGGCAGCCACAAGACCAACACGGCGGTGCCGCAGGCGTTCTACAACAAGGCCGAGGGCATCACCCGCCTGACGACGGAGACCGGTGCGGGTCAGTGGGGCACCGCGCTGGCGTTCGCGACCGCGCAGTTCGACCTCGACCTCAAGGTCTACATGGTCCGCGCCTCGTTCGACCAGAAGCCCTACCGGCGCATCGCGATCGAGACCTGGGGCGGGGAGGTCGTGCCGTCGCCGGTCGACGACCCGAGCCACCCCGGCTCGCTCGGCAGCGCCATCTCCGACGCCGTGCGCGACTGCGCCGGCCGTGCGGACACGCACTACTCGCTCGGCTCGGTGCTCAACCACGTGCTGCTGCACCAGACCGTGATCGGCCTCGAGGCGAAGGAGCAGCTGGGGCTGGCGGGGGAGGGGCTGCCGGACGTCGTCATCGCGCCGTGCGGCGGGGGGTCCAACCTCGGGGGCATCGCGTTCCCGTTCGTCCCCGACGCCGGCGTGCGGCTGCTCGCCGTCGAGCCGCTGTCGTGCCCCACGCTCACGCAGGGCGAGTTCGGCTACGACTTCGGCGACGTGGAGGGGCTCACGCCGCTGCTGCCGATGTACAGCCTCGGCGCGACGTTCATCCCACCGTCGATCCACGCGGGCGGGCTGCGCTACCACGGCGACTCCCCGCTGATCTCCCAGCTCGTCCGCGACGGCCGGATGGAGGCCGTCGCGTACCCGCAGGGGAAGGTGTTCGAGGCCGCGATCCAGTTCGCGCGCACCGAGGGCAAGATCCCGGCGCCGGAGTGCGCGCACGGCATCCGCGCCGCGATCGACGAGGCGCTCGCCGCGAAGGAGACCGGTGAGGAGAAGGTCATCCTGTTCAACTACTGCGGGCACGGCTTCCTCGACCTCGCCGCGTACGACGAGTACAACCACGGCCGGCTGCCCGACGAGCAGGGCTCCTGA